Genomic segment of Hydra vulgaris chromosome 11, alternate assembly HydraT2T_AEP:
GTCATGTCATCTTTGAATTATTGGAAATGGCCTCagaaaaaaactaacttttttacaCGTGGGATAGGATAGTTGGAGGAATAATCccccataaaaattttaacaaaaaaggaaTCTTCGCAGTATTAGAATTGTTTAAAGGTGGAAAATACGAGTAAACATTAACATTTAAActtgaagtttgtttattttaacatgaaatttttttatttttttttatttttatgtttgtttatttagaagaaaatattatacctatttaaattttatgctttGTGAAATTCCTGATCTAAACATTATACTTAAATCAactttcaagatttttttttttttttacatttagctTCAAATGATGCAAAATAAAgacaggcattataatttctaacatatttttaaaaattcaaatggGCATTTTTATCTGCATAGTTTCCTTTAAATAAATCTTCCAAATCTTGTGGAAATGATGCAGGTTGCGACAAAACTACCTTTCCATTATGGcaacataaaaaatgtgtttcatcaggaAATTTCTTTGCACCACAATGCTGACAAATATaattcatttctcctaaataattataatctggaatagTATTACTTCTTGCTATACAATGCAATCTTACGTATCTAGCAGCAATTCTCGCATTTTGTTGActattaatttcatctcgcctaagcgagatgaaattaataatcaacatCTCTTTCATTTCTGCGACGATTATTTTCAACTCACCTAACCAAGCTCTCTTCATTTGGGTTCATTTGGGTTACCATTTTTTAGCTACATAAACATTGTACTTATTTTAAGTAGTGATTTGTAAAGTTCCTGAACTAAACTCACCTTTTTGGACTTGcccaaaacattattttaactaaaattacttcAGGTATGTTCTAACTAGGGCCGGCGCCAGAGTATTTGGTACCCTAGCCCCTTCGTACACAATGTGTACAAACGTACACACTTCgtcatgtttattttttactatgaaacttaagcaaaataataattaaaacaccATGTGTACATTAGTGCATAACAGTCCTATTTTCGTGTAGTTTGTCTTCTTTAAGTAAGATTTCTGTATCTAGATATTTCAACATGGCATTGCAAGGCAAAAAACTACTTTGtgataagttttttctttattatagtttGAGAATTATAAATTATCTCTAGTCAAATTTTGTATCagatgtatttaataatatgtttataattgcATACACATAAGTTAAGAATAAAACAGGTGACTATTCTTTGCTGTAGAATTTTTTTGCTGTGTACATTTTACACTCTGTGTGCCAATAGTGATGAGAAGAGAGAATAGTAAAACTAGTAAGGTGAAACTcaaattggatttttttttgtgtaatcgTCGTGAATTAAGAATtgcatatgtgtatatatatatcagatataaaatgtgttttgtttAATAGTATAACTGTtcatttaatatcaaaaagGTTGAAATAGAACcattaaaattagaatattttatttatttaagtctaCTTACTGAAGTTAATATCCCTGCTTTTGTGTTTGTATAATCAAACATCTGTTTTAGCCtgtcatatttattttttcactgagttttatcaaattgattttataatcaaagattaataagtataatatgttaaataattaagtaaataagtataatatgttaaactttCAAAAGGCGGTTTACAGTTGAAGGTGTGTTGCAGCATCTTGACGACTCGGAACTTAAATTATCAGATTCTGATGACTCTGGGGATGAGACCTTTAACCCTTCTGCTGCTGCTGATATGCTGACTGATGAAAATGAGGATGAAATTGAAAGACCAGATGAAGATGAGCCTAGCACATCTGTGAACAGTGGgaacaaaagacaaaaaaagacTCAGATCAAGTGGCGATCTCTTCGAGGTGCATTTGAAAGCAGTTCAGAATTGCAGGATAATTTGAATTTGGGAGATAGCTTACTTTCAccatctttatatatttttaattactttaacccagaaatatttgaaacatttgctgaacaaacaaacatttatcaTCTACGCAAAACTGGTAAAACTCTAAATACTACAACAGCTgaaattcagaaattttttgGTATCACAATAGTAACAGCAAATTTAGGTTTTCCCAGAATAAGGATGTACTGGCAAAGAGCCACTAGAGTAAATGCAGTGGCAGATGTAATGCCTGTAAACCGCTATTTTCAGCTGCGAAACAGCATTCGTATCAATGCCGATCCTAATCCAGAACAAGGAACAAATAAATTCTGGAAAGTTCAGCCTCTGATAAACACAGTACGTTCTCGCTGTCTCAAGTTACCAAGAGAAGAGTATAACTCTGTGGATAAGCAGATGATCCCTTTTACTGGTAGAGTACCTGCTAAACAGTACATCAGAGGAAAGCCGAATCCAGTAGGcgtaaaaaactttgttgtttgtTACACCTCTGGTAGGGCAGATGATTTCGAACTATATCAGGGTGCAGGTACAGGCATATCAGAAGAGCACAAACACCTGGGACTTGGTGCTTCTATTGTCCTAAGATTGTCAGAAACTACTCCGCAACATAAAACTACAAGCTCTGTTTTGATAATTACTTTACTGGCATGATCCTAATTAGACAGCTGAAAATGTTAGGGATTCATTCCCTTGGTGTCGTTAAATCCTACTGATTAATGGGATATCCGttaaaatctgaaaaagaaataaagaaggATGGACGCGGATCAACCGACTGCAAAGTCTCAGTAGAAGGTGACATATGTGTGGTCAGGAGGATGTATATTGGAGCTGTCACTCTTGCCTTCAGCTTTGTTGGAGTCCAAGAAATGGGCTAAGTAAGAAGGTGGAGTGAAGGCAAAAAAAGGAATATATTCAAGTGGACAGACCCAAATGTGTGAAAATCTACAATGAAAACATGGGGGGGGGGAATGGATAAAATGGACTTCATCATTGCtttgtacaaaataaattttgtatttacattCGGAAGAATATATATGCATAATCTTAAATGAACGTATATTTGtgtaactttataatatattaataaataattccaAAACTTCACTTTTCGCGCTTTTGTTATTGCAAATGTAGAAACGAGTTCTGTCAGTTCAATTTTTCTAGCACTATCAGTTCACTTGACAGAGTAGCTAATCTAGCAAGTCTTTCTAGCTGCATAGACGttctcaaaaatctttttatcattttattgtttaagtttTGAGAAGCTTCGCTCACGGAGACTGGAAGTGTGAACAGGATTCTTAAAGCCATAACAGTGTTGGGGGTACAATCTtgttagattattatttaatataaagtttagtaAATCTAGTGGCAATGTACACCTTGTAAACGTgctaaaattttctataaatgaGTAATGAAAAGTTTGCATTGCATTAATTACTACAAAATTTCATTCAgcataaaaagtgtaaaaagaaaaaagtataaaaagaaattgctataaaacaaaagtatcaaagttcttttgttttattttttttttagtttctaatgaacatatttttaagttatccCATGAATCGAAAAtcttgagcagccgtggcgcagcgCTAGTGCACTTGCCCCAGAAACaaaagatccgtggttcaaacccacacctctgggcaagttttgcgatatcggttaggaaggaggcgtgaacttccgcggcgctctgtgataagaccgtaaggacttcttggggctcctaaataaaaaaattaaaaaaaaaatttgacgcgATTTGACTTTAGTCTTATTTGACACGATTTAAAAGAGTACTTTTTAAAACCTcctaaatttaattcaaaagagattcaaaaaaatttttggcatgttttcaatatatttatttttttatgtagcaAGTTTTAGTGCCTCCCTAGGCGGCCGCTTAGGGAGAAGGCTCTGGTTCCAACCATAACCCTGACGGATTACTAAAATTACCTTTTTGGGcgagatttttttgtttttaatattaaaaacaattcttcatttaactatatattttttcttcataaaagtatatattttttcttcattaaaactatgtattttttcttcataaaagtatatatattttcttcatAAAGCAGTTTCTGctttatgaagaaaaaatatatagttttaagacTGCTTTTGTCTCAAAATGTATTCTTTCCAACATTTCAACATCTCTCAACATCGATCTTATATTTACAGAACACTCAAATCGTGTTTCTGAACTTGCATCAAAACCTGCTTAGGGTGAGACTGCTTGTTCACATATGATTCTGACATGAAACTATTAGGTAAACTCTAACAACAtgactgaaaaatttatttcaagacataaatataaaaaatgatacaaagttttatttcaattaactGGAAATCATTATTTAGGCTATTATATAAACTTCTAAACACACAGGCTATTATATAAACTTCTAAACACATATTAAATAGTGGGATAAACTTATACACATGCTATTATATAAACACACTCATTGATATAGAAATATCAATGAGTGTGTTTATATAATAGCATGTGATAAGTTTATCCCACTATTTAATATGTGTTTAGAAGTTTATATTATAGCCTGTGTGTTTAGAAGTTTATATAATAGCCTGTGATAAGGTTATCCCactatttatgtatttaatatgaaaagttaaataaaataagactgttgtttgtggtcatgtaagtttatatacataagtttgcatttatttcaatctattttatatttctctatatctatatgtatattttatattctaaggaaaaataataaggaatagaaaaattaaaaaaaattcttctggaatttgtcagaa
This window contains:
- the LOC136086794 gene encoding piggyBac transposable element-derived protein 3-like, producing the protein MALQGKKLLCDKRFTVEGVLQHLDDSELKLSDSDDSGDETFNPSAAADMLTDENEDEIERPDEDEPSTSVNSGNKRQKKTQIKWRSLRGAFESSSELQDNLNLGDSLLSPSLYIFNYFNPEIFETFAEQTNIYHLRKTGKTLNTTTAEIQKFFGITIVTANLGFPRIRMYWQRATRVNAVADVMPVNRYFQLRNSIRINADPNPEQGTNKFWKVQPLINTVRSRCLKLPREEYNSVDKQMIPFTGRVPAKQYIRGKPNPVGVKNFVVCYTSGRADDFELYQGAGTGISEEHKHLGLGASIVLRLSETTPQHKTTSSVLIITLLA